From a single Mycosarcoma maydis chromosome 2, whole genome shotgun sequence genomic region:
- a CDS encoding protein translocase subunit TIM50 (related to TIM50 - mitochondrial inner membrane import translocase subunit), which translates to MVFNLATSQALRAVARTSVASRAQIMPSVIATPLSVRFLATPSSSSKPPPPSPSGSPASSKPAKAESTDDAQSQPQPQPPAEPELARKGSSLFDIDTSATPLASQLIEAEEAASRSDAGKGSTRAKAKTGARSMSSIERRRQNTVRILTGFVLIGAGLSAYKLGRPWESSAEAERFADSADAQTFVGRIKLRLNAMYDDYNKPLFEQLLPDPLPFPYSRPFTMVIDIDDLLVHSEWSREHGWRTAKRPGLDHFLGYLSQFYEIVLFTTQPFFTAGPIIEKLDPDRRFITYTLFRESCRTVDGKLVKDLNHLNRDLSKVVVVDTNPDSFHLHPENGILVKPWKGEREDRELIGLIPFFEAIGIYNIDDVRNTIKAYTGTHIPTEHARRTAAIRERELADNKARLERMGKFGSVFGRVSRSASAGLPADKTLYDLERERYLQAYLEEQKYWNENGDAIRKQAKDEQDRQIREMKINTWGFFTGGLKPQQPETPAQ; encoded by the coding sequence ATGGTGTTTAACCTGGCCACGAGCCAAGCGCTGCGCGCCGTCGCACGCACTTCAGTCGCTTCTCGTGCTCAGATCATGCCCAGCGTCATCGCTACACCTCTATCCGTGCGATTCCTTGCtacaccatcatcctcttccaagccgccgccgcccTCGCCGTCGGGGTCACCAGCATCGTCCAAACCAGCCAAAGCCGAGTCGACCGACGATGCGCAATCGCAACCGCAACCACAACCGCCAGCCGAGCCTGAACTTGCACGAAAAggctcgtcgctcttcgACATTGACACTTCTGCCACACCGCTCGCGTCGCAACTGATCGAAGCAGAGGAAGCCGCTTCGCGCTCCGATGCGGGCAAGGGCAGCACgcgcgccaaagccaagacgGGTGCACGCAGCatgtcgtcgatcgagcgaCGTCGTCAGAACACCGTCCGGATCCTCACCGGCTTTGTGCTCATCGGTGCCGGTCTGTCGGCTTACAAGCTCGGTCGGCCATGGGAGAGTTCGGCCGAAGCGGAGCGATTTGCCGACTCGGCGGATGCGCAAACGTTTGTCGGTCGTATCAAACTGCGTCTGAATGCAATGTACGACGACTACAACAAGCCTCtgttcgagcagctgctgccggaCCCTTTGCCGTTTCCTTACTCTCGACCGTTTACGATGGTGATTGATATCGACGATTTGTTGGTGCACTCGGAATGGTCGAGGGAGCACGGTTGGCGTACAGCCAAGCGTCCTGGATTGGATCACTTCCTGGGCTACCTCTCTCAATTTTACGAAATCGTGCTTTTCACCACGCAGCCCTTCTTCACTGCTGGTCCGATTATTGAAAAGCTCGATCCGGATCGCAGGTTTATCACCTATACACTCTTCCGCGAGTCGTGTCGCACTGTGGATGGCAAACTCGTCAAGGATCTCAACCACCTCAACCGCGATCTGTCCAAGGTGGTTGTCGTAGATACCAACCCGGATTCGTTCCACCTGCATCCAGAAAATGGAATTCTCGTCAAGCCGTGGAAGGGCGAACGCGAGGATCGCGAGCTGATTGGCTTGATTCCGTTCTTCGAAGCCATCGGCATTTACAACATCGACGATGTACGCAACACGATCAAGGCATACACGGGTACGCACATTCCTACCGAACATGCGCGTCGTACCGCTGCGATTCGCGAGCGCGAACTCGCCGACAACAAGGCCAGACTTGAGCGTATGGGCAAATTCGGCAGTGTCTTTGGTCGTGTCTCCCGAAGCGCGTCCGCTGGCCTCCCTGCAGACAAAACCCTGTACGACCTAGAACGCGAACGCTATCTACAGGCGTACCTCGAAGAGCAAAAATACTGGAACGAAAATGGCGACGCCATCAGAAAACAGGCCAAGGACGAACAGGATCGCCAGATCCGCGAAATGAAGATCAACACCTGGGGCTTCTTCACCGGCGGCCTTAAGCCTCAGCAGCCGGAGACCCCAGCTCAGTAA
- a CDS encoding uncharacterized protein (related to NNT1 - putative nicotinamide N-methyltransferase), protein MTATSSYIPPSFGHPGVSISYRPKHLLGSCSTAPATVPIITVAVPPASIHHIFAHRQWRAGMLMSDALLSSAFSTSDRCILELGAGTGLPSITAALLATPTIVVASDYDEPLLVKELRDNVKRNVSTGCKVVGHIWGKDTEELLDCLPAHVKAFDSILLADCMWDPLSHADLLKTLLNVLARHQDARVNVVAGLHTGRDKVTSFIRRAYRAGLRLARVENARVWPQLSPELHRNDPDVARAGNEAFEHAQDRILELEVGGNTPLQLQHVDAATQAHAHNDDEPRLTGNRRSFLIEGYGDDAEGDVKLRNRWLTVWSLEWAS, encoded by the coding sequence ATGACAGCAACATCGTCCTACATTCCTCCGTCCTTCGGTCATCCAGGTGTGAGTATCTCGTATCGACCCAAGCATCTGCTCGGCTCTTGTTCCACCGCGCCTGCCACTGTTCCCATCATTACCGTCGCCGTGCCTCCGGCCTCGATCCATCACATCTTTGCACATCGACAATGGCGAGCTGGTATGCTCATGAGCGACGCTCTGCTCTCCTCTGCCTTCTCCACCTCTGACCGATGCATCCTCGAACTCGGCGCAGGTACCGGTCTACCGTCTATCACCGCCGCTCTTCTCGCTACGCCTACCATTGTTGTCGCCAGCGACTACGACGAGCCCTTGCTCGTAAAAGAGCTTCGTGATAACGTAAAACGAAACGTGTCTACAGGGTGCAAAGTGGTCGGTCACATCTGGGGCAAAGACACGGAAGAATTGTTGGACTGTCTACCAGCACATGTCAAGGCGTTTGATTCGATCCTGCTCGCCGACTGCATGTGGGATCCACTGAGCCATGCGGATCTGCTCAAGACTCTGCTCAACGTGCTAGCGAGGCACCAGGATGCGAGGGTGAATGTGGTTGCAGGCTTGCATACCGGCAGGGACAAGGTGACCTCTTTTATCAGAAGAGCGTACAGAGCAGGATTGAGACTAGCTCGCGTGGAGAATGCTCGTGTATGGCCACAACTATCGCCAGAACTGCACCGAAACGATCCAGATGTGGCGAGAGCGGGTAACGAGGCTTTCGAGCATGCGCAAGATCGTATCCTTGAACTCGAGGTTGGTGGCAACACGCCGTTGCAGCTACAGCATGTCGACGCAGCGACCCAAGCGCACGCGcacaacgacgacgaaccCAGGCTTACCGGCAACCGACGCAGCTTCCTCATCGAAGGGTATGGAGACGACGCCGAGGGAGATGTCAAGCTCCGAAACCGCTGGTTGACCGTC